The following coding sequences are from one Kushneria phosphatilytica window:
- a CDS encoding 23S rRNA (adenine(2030)-N(6))-methyltransferase RlmJ — MLAYQHAYHAGNFADVHKHLALYALTEALMKKSSALTLVDTHAGRGDYPLDGPETRRLGEYRDGVLPLWQAQPTGNALLDGWCRQLAGHQPGETLSVYPGSPWWMARALREQDRLTLFELHPGEQRHLDAVQLPGEGRIRHMHADGLAGLETMVPVKTPRLAVLIDPSWELRDEYHTVVATLERVMRKVRHAIVLVWYPLLPQGRHHVLLEGMKSQGLRKIWRSELSRFEATDQPGLYGSGLAMINPPWQLPEQLDSAFRRLAELYGSPATHRGWWWVGE; from the coding sequence ATGCTTGCCTATCAGCACGCCTATCATGCCGGCAACTTTGCCGATGTCCACAAGCACCTGGCGCTGTACGCGCTGACGGAAGCCCTGATGAAGAAGTCCTCGGCGCTGACGCTGGTGGACACCCATGCCGGGCGTGGCGACTATCCACTCGATGGCCCCGAAACCCGGCGCCTGGGAGAGTATCGTGACGGCGTGCTGCCCCTCTGGCAGGCACAGCCCACCGGTAATGCGCTGCTTGATGGATGGTGTCGGCAACTGGCCGGGCACCAGCCAGGCGAGACACTGAGTGTCTATCCCGGTTCGCCCTGGTGGATGGCGCGCGCATTGCGTGAGCAGGATCGGTTGACGCTGTTCGAATTGCATCCTGGTGAACAGCGTCATCTTGATGCAGTTCAACTGCCCGGCGAGGGGCGCATTCGCCATATGCATGCCGATGGACTGGCAGGGCTTGAGACCATGGTGCCGGTGAAAACGCCGCGTCTGGCCGTGCTGATCGATCCGTCATGGGAGCTGCGCGATGAATACCACACAGTGGTTGCGACACTTGAGCGAGTGATGCGCAAGGTTCGCCACGCCATTGTGCTGGTGTGGTATCCGCTATTGCCCCAGGGGCGCCATCACGTCCTGCTCGAGGGGATGAAATCCCAGGGGTTGCGCAAGATCTGGCGCAGTGAACTGAGCCGTTTCGAGGCCACCGATCAGCCCGGGCTGTATGGCTCCGGGCTGGCGATGATCAATCCTCCCTGGCAACTGCCCGAACAGCTGGACAGCGCCTTCCGGCGGCTGGCCGAGCTGTATGGTTCACCGGCCACTCACCGGGGGTGGTGGTGGGTGGGCGAGTAA
- the rdgB gene encoding RdgB/HAM1 family non-canonical purine NTP pyrophosphatase: MSSQTEPQTDDRSLVIASNNAGKLREFRSLLEPLGLSVSSQADHAISAVEETGLTFVENALLKARAASAGSGLPALADDSGLAVEALGGAPGIYSARYAGEPSDDEANNRKLLEAMSEVPEGYRGARYHCVLVHLRHPEDPVPIIVHCDWAGEILSLPRGEGGFGYDPLFWLPEQGMSVAELTPALKNRLSHRGRALATLVERLRTS, encoded by the coding sequence ATGTCTAGTCAGACCGAGCCTCAAACCGACGATCGGTCACTGGTGATTGCCAGTAACAACGCCGGCAAGCTGCGTGAATTTCGTTCGCTGCTCGAGCCACTGGGGCTGAGCGTCTCGTCACAGGCTGATCATGCCATATCGGCCGTGGAAGAGACCGGCTTGACCTTTGTTGAAAATGCCTTGCTCAAGGCACGAGCGGCGAGTGCCGGCAGCGGTCTGCCGGCGCTCGCCGACGACTCCGGACTCGCCGTGGAAGCGCTTGGTGGTGCCCCGGGCATCTACTCTGCCCGCTACGCAGGGGAGCCGAGCGATGACGAGGCCAACAACCGCAAGCTGCTCGAAGCCATGAGCGAAGTACCCGAAGGTTATCGTGGCGCACGTTATCACTGCGTTCTGGTTCATTTGCGCCATCCCGAGGATCCGGTGCCTATCATCGTGCACTGTGACTGGGCAGGAGAAATTCTCTCACTGCCGCGCGGCGAGGGAGGCTTTGGCTACGATCCTCTTTTCTGGCTCCCCGAGCAGGGCATGAGCGTTGCCGAACTGACGCCGGCGCTCAAGAACCGACTCAGTCATCGCGGCCGGGCTCTGGCCACCCTGGTAGAAAGGTTGCGTACTTCATGA
- a CDS encoding PqiC family protein, translated as MMRRLVTLSVLLLALGGCAGQSTSFHRYTLPAPGDSGSIEASSERVVALAPVSLAAYLDGPGVVYQTTDIEVHQAQAHLWAEDLGTQLTRTLRDALARELPQTRVRIGDDHSPEQARVQVSLSQFQGRYDGMAVLSGRYTLQNGQGQLIEQQPFRIERPLPSDGYPALVRTLGAGWQTVAERIAQQLRQHSLTRGQATDAASS; from the coding sequence ATGATGCGTCGACTGGTCACCCTCTCCGTGCTGCTACTGGCGCTGGGCGGCTGCGCCGGCCAGAGCACATCATTCCATCGCTATACGCTACCGGCGCCGGGCGATAGCGGCAGTATCGAGGCCTCTTCGGAGCGCGTGGTGGCACTGGCACCGGTCAGTCTGGCGGCCTATCTCGATGGTCCCGGCGTCGTATATCAGACGACCGATATCGAGGTCCACCAGGCCCAGGCACATCTGTGGGCCGAAGATCTCGGTACCCAGCTGACTCGCACACTGCGCGATGCCCTGGCCAGAGAGCTACCCCAGACCCGGGTGCGTATCGGTGATGATCACAGCCCCGAGCAGGCCAGGGTGCAGGTTTCACTGTCGCAGTTTCAGGGACGCTACGACGGCATGGCAGTACTGTCAGGGCGCTATACGCTGCAAAACGGCCAAGGGCAGCTGATCGAGCAGCAGCCGTTTCGTATCGAGCGACCGCTGCCGTCGGATGGATATCCGGCACTGGTGCGCACACTGGGCGCCGGCTGGCAGACAGTGGCCGAACGGATTGCCCAACAGCTGCGTCAGCATTCGCTCACCCGCGGTCAGGCAACTGACGCTGCCTCCTCATGA
- the pqiB gene encoding intermembrane transport protein PqiB, translating into MSDQTSTALRKRLRYISPVWLVPLIALLIGAWMLYHSLSEQGPEVTLIMDSAEGIESGRTLIKARNVEVGHVTSVTLSDDTQHAVVKARMNNNTERLLNNGTRFWVVKPRIGREGISGLGTVLSGNYIQLQPGHGDKEKYTFQMLDQPPVAPPDAQGLRLHLSSTMAGSLSVGDPVLFNGYTVGRVEKVNFDADDRQVHYQLFIQAPYEKLVTTNTRFWSAAGFNFDVNSEGFSLNLDSLESLVSGGVAFGVPEDIPPGDPIGQESDLDFTLYADRDSAYQGSFNYNLRYVVLIDDTVRGLNPGAPVEYRGVRVGTVDSVPWHIDKLSQSSLNSFKIPVLIRIEPQRLQARVDKPALEEWRKRMQHMFDNGLRASLKTGNLFTGQLFVDTNFVDDPSAPAAKAYDGVPVFPSQPSGFAQIEQKVTALLDKLNGLDVNGTVNRLNQTLAQSDQLLSELGDTADTLNQVLNQRSTQELPNELKNTLQSIQQTLQGYSRNAPAYDQLTSTLKELNQLMHSLQPAARTLSEKPNSLIFNRDEIHDPQPRAPQ; encoded by the coding sequence ATGAGCGATCAAACTTCAACGGCCCTGCGCAAGCGCCTCCGATATATCTCGCCGGTCTGGCTGGTACCGCTGATCGCTCTGCTGATCGGCGCCTGGATGCTCTATCACTCGCTGTCCGAACAGGGGCCGGAAGTCACCCTGATCATGGACAGCGCCGAAGGCATCGAATCCGGTCGCACCCTGATCAAGGCGCGCAATGTTGAGGTCGGCCACGTCACCTCCGTAACGCTCTCCGACGACACCCAGCATGCCGTGGTCAAGGCACGCATGAACAACAATACCGAGCGGCTGCTCAATAACGGTACCCGATTCTGGGTGGTCAAGCCGCGCATCGGCCGGGAGGGCATCAGCGGACTGGGGACTGTGTTGTCAGGCAACTATATCCAGCTGCAGCCGGGTCATGGCGACAAGGAAAAGTACACCTTTCAGATGCTTGATCAGCCACCGGTCGCGCCACCCGATGCCCAGGGGCTGCGGTTGCATCTGAGCAGCACCATGGCCGGCTCGCTGAGTGTCGGTGATCCAGTGCTGTTCAATGGTTACACCGTCGGCCGGGTGGAGAAGGTCAATTTCGATGCCGACGACCGCCAGGTCCACTACCAGCTGTTCATTCAGGCACCCTACGAGAAGCTGGTCACTACCAATACACGGTTCTGGTCGGCCGCCGGCTTCAATTTCGACGTCAATTCCGAAGGCTTCTCACTCAATCTTGATTCGCTGGAATCGCTGGTCAGCGGTGGTGTGGCCTTCGGGGTCCCCGAGGACATTCCGCCGGGCGACCCCATCGGGCAGGAGAGTGATCTCGACTTCACCCTCTACGCTGATCGCGACAGCGCCTATCAGGGCAGCTTCAACTACAACCTGCGCTATGTAGTGCTGATCGACGATACCGTGCGTGGACTCAATCCCGGCGCGCCGGTCGAGTATCGCGGCGTCCGGGTCGGCACCGTCGATAGCGTGCCCTGGCATATCGACAAGCTCAGTCAGAGCTCACTCAACAGCTTCAAGATTCCGGTACTGATTCGTATCGAACCACAGCGGCTGCAGGCGCGGGTCGACAAGCCGGCGCTCGAGGAGTGGCGAAAACGCATGCAACACATGTTCGACAACGGGCTGCGTGCCTCGCTGAAGACCGGTAACCTGTTCACCGGCCAGTTGTTCGTCGATACCAATTTTGTTGACGACCCCAGTGCTCCGGCAGCGAAAGCGTATGATGGCGTGCCGGTTTTCCCCAGTCAGCCCAGCGGTTTCGCCCAGATCGAGCAGAAGGTGACTGCGCTGCTCGACAAGCTCAACGGTTTGGATGTGAATGGTACGGTCAATCGACTCAACCAGACCCTGGCCCAGTCCGATCAGCTGCTGAGCGAACTCGGCGATACGGCTGATACGCTCAATCAGGTACTGAATCAACGCAGTACCCAGGAGCTGCCCAATGAGCTCAAGAACACGCTGCAATCAATTCAGCAGACGCTCCAGGGCTACTCGCGCAATGCCCCGGCCTACGATCAACTGACTTCCACGCTCAAGGAGCTCAATCAGTTGATGCACTCGCTGCAGCCGGCGGCCCGCACCCTGAGTGAAAAACCCAATTCGCTGATCTTCAATCGCGACGAGATTCACGATCCGCAACCGAGGGCTCCCCAATGA
- a CDS encoding OmpA family protein, whose product MKARTGWIASLALSVAMAGCSTVNPYTGEQQTSSLAKGSGIGALLGGATGALADNDHRLDHAAIGAAVGALAGGGVGYYMDAQEAKLRQKMQGTGVSVTRQGNQVMLNMPSNITFATDSANLSQQIRSPLDGVIQVLKEYQNTRVQIDGYTDSTGSNSYNQRLSELRAQAVGNYLARGGVDFNRLIMTGHGEDNPVASNDSAQGRAQNRRVEITLVPTQG is encoded by the coding sequence GTGAAAGCAAGAACCGGATGGATAGCATCACTGGCATTGAGTGTCGCCATGGCAGGCTGCAGCACCGTCAACCCCTATACCGGTGAGCAGCAGACCTCATCGCTGGCCAAGGGGTCCGGTATCGGCGCGTTGCTGGGCGGCGCTACCGGCGCGCTGGCGGATAACGACCATCGGCTCGATCATGCGGCCATCGGCGCCGCCGTGGGGGCGCTGGCAGGCGGTGGCGTGGGCTACTACATGGATGCCCAGGAAGCCAAGCTGCGTCAGAAAATGCAGGGAACCGGAGTGAGTGTGACGCGCCAGGGCAACCAGGTCATGCTCAACATGCCCAGCAACATCACCTTTGCGACCGACTCCGCCAATCTCTCCCAGCAGATTCGCTCGCCGCTGGATGGCGTGATTCAGGTCCTCAAGGAGTATCAGAACACTCGGGTACAGATCGACGGGTACACTGACTCCACCGGTTCCAACAGCTATAACCAGCGCCTCTCCGAGCTGCGGGCCCAGGCCGTGGGCAACTATCTTGCCCGGGGCGGGGTCGACTTCAACCGGCTGATCATGACCGGACACGGCGAGGACAATCCTGTCGCCAGCAATGACAGTGCCCAGGGGCGGGCACAGAATCGGCGGGTGGAAATCACGCTGGTGCCGACCCAGGGGTGA
- a CDS encoding PqiA/YebS family transporter subunit: protein MGHEGTSLHVPESAITTSPPSRLRVCHECDMVSVVPPLAESEAAHCPRCHHVLYSRKHCPAQHALAVAMATLIALLMALPFPFIAFEARGVTRSIDLFDAMTILTSQHYATLALLLWLVLLVLPLLFLLGVILIHAALLSGRRLPAPGLMMRSLRHIHRWMMGDVFLLGVLVSMVKILSLAEIHFGTSFWSFCAFVVLMIATVRRIDMDWLWERMVGPERRLPDNIVPGRTGASQHIMGCPACGQVNRIRRLGPHFCTRCGERQHLRGHQSLQKTLALLLVSVMLYIPAMALPIMQVTSLGDGTPQTILGGVLLLLSHGDWPIAAIIFLASVVIPIAKILALGWLCLKSYRPNPWRPDIRLRLYRLTEFIGRWSMIDVFVVALLVALVRLGSLMSVTPGPGVLAFAAVVILTLLAALSFDPRLIWDAGEHRDLQVTPSGPSADDRSDDPQQEREP from the coding sequence ATCGGACATGAGGGCACGAGCCTGCACGTTCCGGAGAGCGCCATCACTACGTCACCGCCATCCAGGCTGCGCGTCTGTCACGAATGCGATATGGTCAGCGTTGTGCCGCCTCTGGCCGAGTCGGAGGCCGCGCACTGTCCACGCTGTCACCATGTGCTCTACAGTCGCAAACACTGCCCGGCTCAGCATGCTCTGGCCGTGGCAATGGCCACCCTGATTGCCCTGCTGATGGCGTTGCCCTTTCCCTTTATCGCTTTCGAGGCACGCGGCGTCACTCGCTCCATCGATCTGTTTGATGCGATGACGATCCTGACCTCGCAGCACTATGCCACGCTGGCCCTTCTGCTATGGCTGGTACTGCTGGTGCTGCCACTGCTGTTCCTGCTGGGCGTGATCCTGATTCACGCTGCCCTGCTGAGCGGGCGGCGCCTGCCTGCGCCGGGGTTGATGATGCGCAGTCTGCGCCATATCCATCGCTGGATGATGGGCGATGTTTTTCTGCTGGGCGTGCTGGTCAGCATGGTCAAGATCCTCTCCCTGGCAGAAATTCATTTCGGAACCTCTTTCTGGTCCTTCTGTGCCTTTGTGGTACTGATGATCGCGACCGTACGACGTATCGACATGGATTGGCTGTGGGAACGCATGGTAGGGCCGGAACGCCGACTGCCGGATAACATCGTGCCCGGCCGTACCGGGGCCTCGCAGCACATCATGGGGTGCCCGGCCTGCGGTCAGGTGAATCGCATTCGTCGACTCGGACCGCATTTCTGTACCCGCTGTGGCGAGCGCCAGCATCTGCGCGGTCATCAGAGTCTGCAAAAGACCCTGGCACTGCTGTTGGTATCGGTGATGCTCTACATCCCGGCCATGGCCCTGCCGATCATGCAGGTCACCAGCCTCGGTGACGGTACCCCCCAGACCATTCTCGGCGGTGTACTGCTGCTGCTGAGTCATGGCGACTGGCCCATTGCAGCGATCATCTTTCTGGCCAGTGTGGTCATCCCCATCGCCAAGATCCTGGCACTGGGCTGGCTGTGCCTGAAAAGCTACCGGCCCAATCCCTGGCGCCCGGATATCCGGCTGCGGCTCTATCGACTGACCGAATTCATTGGCCGCTGGTCGATGATCGATGTCTTCGTGGTGGCACTGCTGGTCGCGCTGGTCCGACTCGGCTCGCTGATGTCGGTCACGCCCGGCCCCGGGGTGCTGGCCTTTGCTGCCGTGGTCATCCTGACCCTGCTGGCTGCCCTCTCCTTCGATCCGCGCCTGATCTGGGATGCCGGTGAGCATCGCGATCTGCAGGTGACCCCGTCCGGCCCCTCGGCCGATGACCGCTCCGACGACCCGCAACAGGAAAGAGAGCCATGA
- the hemW gene encoding radical SAM family heme chaperone HemW — protein sequence MTLPPLALYVHVPWCVRKCPYCDFNSHAAAPGALPEEAYIDALIADLEADLPLVANRTLTSIFIGGGTPSLFSGEAYARLLSAIKSRVPLDEAIEITLEANPGTVERVHFEGYRAAGINRLSLGVQSFDDAALERLGRIHGGHDAEQAVALARRAGFDNLNIDLMHGLPGQSVAGAMTDIERALALTPEHLSWYQLTLEPNTVFHARPPVLPEEEVLADIQDAGHDRLETAGLARYEISAYARPGRASRHNLNYWHFGDYLGIGAGAHGKLSAPDGNGGLAIERRWKTRHPDDYLRRFNDPRGFVGGHRSIPADERPLEFLMNALRLVEGVPRHEWKIRTGLDEAILDAHTERAQQMGLLERGPTQLKATPQGLLFLNDLLAMCDEADAT from the coding sequence ATGACCCTGCCGCCGCTGGCGCTCTATGTTCATGTGCCCTGGTGTGTGCGCAAGTGCCCCTATTGTGACTTCAATTCGCACGCTGCTGCACCCGGTGCCCTGCCGGAAGAGGCGTACATTGATGCTCTGATCGCCGATCTGGAGGCCGATCTGCCGCTGGTTGCCAATCGAACGCTGACGAGTATTTTCATCGGTGGTGGTACGCCCAGCCTGTTCAGCGGTGAGGCCTATGCCCGGTTACTGAGCGCCATCAAGTCACGTGTACCACTGGACGAGGCGATCGAGATTACCCTGGAGGCCAATCCGGGTACGGTAGAAAGGGTGCATTTCGAGGGGTATCGTGCGGCCGGCATTAACCGCCTTTCGCTGGGGGTTCAGAGTTTCGATGATGCTGCGCTCGAACGACTGGGCCGCATTCATGGCGGACACGACGCCGAGCAGGCCGTGGCCCTGGCGCGTCGGGCCGGTTTCGATAATCTCAATATCGATCTGATGCATGGCCTGCCAGGACAGAGTGTGGCCGGCGCGATGACGGATATCGAGCGGGCGCTGGCCCTGACGCCGGAGCATCTCTCATGGTATCAGCTGACCCTGGAGCCCAATACGGTCTTTCACGCCCGTCCGCCCGTGCTGCCGGAAGAAGAGGTGCTGGCCGATATCCAGGACGCCGGGCATGACCGACTCGAGACGGCAGGTCTGGCGCGCTACGAGATTTCCGCCTATGCCCGGCCCGGCCGGGCATCGCGGCATAATCTCAATTACTGGCATTTCGGCGACTATCTGGGCATCGGTGCCGGAGCGCATGGCAAGCTGAGTGCCCCGGATGGCAACGGCGGGCTTGCCATCGAGCGCCGCTGGAAGACGCGTCACCCCGACGATTATCTGCGTCGGTTCAATGATCCCCGTGGTTTTGTCGGGGGACATCGGAGTATTCCCGCGGATGAGCGGCCGCTGGAATTTCTGATGAACGCACTGCGGCTGGTCGAGGGGGTGCCGCGCCATGAATGGAAGATACGTACCGGACTCGACGAAGCCATACTCGATGCGCACACTGAACGGGCACAACAAATGGGCTTGCTCGAGCGCGGCCCGACGCAGCTGAAGGCAACCCCGCAGGGACTGTTGTTTCTCAATGATCTGCTGGCCATGTGCGACGAAGCCGACGCTACCTGA
- a CDS encoding ABC transporter ATP-binding protein — MNRRLLSLLLKPLLADRRRLTLALMILLVATGLDVAGPWLAQVYIDGYLVEGDLRAWPLLLLGGAYIGSQGLAALGRYLQTLYFSRIGLEAIYTLRQRVFRHVMRLPQHVHDATPTGEMVARVTNDTDAIRELYVAFLATVLQNLVLLVGILVAMALMNLQLMLIAAPLVPIAGVVIWLYQRTSGRAAMEVRRLRAVQNARINEAIGGMSVLQAFNRTDHFRHHFHDTNISQYNARMRTVRISGLLLRSALDLIATIILAALLWVYGLEHLGSGAEIGVLYAFITWLGRVSEPLIEITQRFNIFQQASVAGTRLLRLLDRPEAPQGTDTGPVEHARLQLRDVHFRHHGAATDTLAGITLDIPPGSFFGVVGPTGSGKSTLLDLLAGLSRISEGSLTLDDRPVADFAPETLNAAIASVPQEPFVRSTTLRDNLLLGSEADDAQLAAAIDDAQLRELIDRLPDGLDTPLGERGLTLSTGERQLLAMARALLRQPRILLLDEATASVDSATEHRMNRALERLRGRVTLIVVAHRLSTIRHADRIVVIEAGRILEQGSHTALLDRPDGHYHRLWHHRQRRSAESWQ, encoded by the coding sequence GTGAACCGACGTCTGCTCTCACTGCTGCTGAAACCGCTGCTGGCCGATCGTCGCCGTCTGACGCTGGCGCTGATGATACTGCTGGTGGCGACCGGGCTGGATGTCGCAGGGCCCTGGCTGGCCCAGGTCTATATCGATGGCTATCTGGTAGAGGGCGATCTGCGTGCGTGGCCGTTATTGCTGCTGGGGGGCGCCTATATTGGCAGTCAGGGTCTGGCAGCACTGGGGCGCTACCTGCAAACACTGTATTTTTCGCGCATCGGGCTCGAGGCGATTTATACCCTGCGCCAGCGAGTATTCCGTCATGTCATGCGTCTGCCTCAGCATGTCCATGATGCCACGCCTACCGGCGAAATGGTCGCCCGGGTGACCAACGATACCGATGCCATTCGCGAACTCTATGTCGCCTTTCTGGCCACGGTTTTGCAGAACCTGGTCCTGCTGGTGGGCATTCTGGTGGCCATGGCGCTGATGAACCTGCAACTGATGCTGATTGCCGCACCGCTGGTCCCCATCGCCGGTGTCGTCATCTGGCTCTATCAGCGCACCAGCGGACGCGCTGCAATGGAAGTCCGTCGTCTGCGCGCGGTACAGAATGCCCGGATCAATGAAGCCATCGGCGGCATGAGTGTACTGCAGGCGTTCAATCGCACTGACCACTTCCGTCATCATTTCCATGACACCAACATATCGCAGTACAACGCGCGGATGCGTACCGTGCGTATTTCCGGACTCCTGCTGCGTTCGGCGCTCGATCTGATCGCGACGATCATTCTGGCTGCACTGCTGTGGGTTTATGGCCTTGAGCATCTCGGCTCAGGGGCCGAAATCGGGGTGCTCTATGCCTTTATTACCTGGCTGGGTCGGGTCTCCGAGCCTCTGATCGAGATCACTCAGCGCTTCAACATCTTTCAACAGGCCAGCGTCGCCGGCACGCGCCTGTTGCGATTGCTCGATCGCCCTGAAGCGCCGCAGGGGACAGATACAGGACCGGTCGAACACGCCCGACTGCAGCTTCGGGACGTACACTTTCGCCATCATGGCGCCGCCACTGATACCCTGGCCGGCATCACGCTCGATATCCCGCCCGGCAGCTTTTTCGGAGTGGTGGGCCCCACCGGTAGCGGCAAATCCACGCTGCTCGACCTGCTCGCCGGGCTGAGTCGCATAAGTGAAGGCTCACTGACGCTGGATGATCGACCAGTGGCAGATTTCGCCCCGGAAACGCTGAATGCAGCGATCGCCAGTGTGCCGCAGGAGCCGTTCGTGCGCTCCACCACTCTGCGCGACAATCTGCTGCTCGGCAGCGAGGCCGATGACGCACAATTGGCTGCCGCCATCGATGATGCTCAACTACGCGAGCTGATTGATCGATTGCCCGATGGTCTGGATACGCCCCTGGGCGAACGTGGCCTGACCCTATCGACCGGCGAACGCCAGCTGCTGGCCATGGCTCGCGCCCTGTTGCGCCAGCCTCGCATCCTGTTGCTCGATGAGGCCACCGCCAGTGTCGACAGCGCCACCGAGCACCGGATGAACCGGGCACTGGAGCGGCTACGCGGTCGGGTAACACTGATCGTCGTTGCGCATCGCCTCTCCACCATTCGCCACGCCGATCGCATTGTAGTCATTGAAGCAGGCCGGATCCTCGAACAAGGGTCACATACAGCGCTTCTCGATCGCCCCGACGGCCACTATCATCGGCTCTGGCATCATCGCCAGCGGCGCTCGGCCGAGTCGTGGCAGTAG